Sequence from the Actinomyces slackii genome:
CATGGCTGACACCACCACCCCAGGGACGGGACGCATCACCCGGATCATCGGCGCCGTCGTCGATATCGAGTTCCCGCCCGAGGCCATCCCGGCGATGTACAACGCCCTGCGCGTCACCGTGCAGGCCACCAGCGAGGGCGCGCAGGCCCATGAGATCACCCTCGAGGTCGCCCAGCACCTGGGGGACAACATCGTGCGCGCCATCTCCCTGAAGCCCACTGATGGCCTGGTGCGCGGAACCGAGGTGCGCGACACCGGCGCCCCCATCACCGTGCCCGTGGGCGATGTGACCCGCGGCCACGTCTTCAACGTCACCGGCGATGTCCTCAACCTCGCGGACGGCGAGAGCCTGGAGATCACCGAGCGCTGGCCCATCCACCGCCAGCCCCCGGCCTTCGACCAGCTGGAGTCCAAGGAGCAGATGTTCGAGACCGGCATCAAGGTCATCGACCTGCTCACCCCCTACGTCCAGGGCGGCAAGATCGGCCTGTTCGGCGGGGCCGGCGTGGGCAAGACCGTCCTCATCCAGGAGATGATCCAGCGGGTGGCCCAGAACCACGGCGGTGTCTCCGTCTTCGCCGGCGTGGGCGAGCGCACCCGTGAGGGCAACGACCTCATCGTGGAGATGGAGGAGGCCGGCGTCTTCGACAAGACCGCCCTGGTCTTCGGCCAGATGGACGAGCCCCCGGGCACGCGTCTGCGCGTGGCCCTGTCCGCCCTGACCATGGCCGAGTACTTCCGCGACGTCCAGAACCAGGACGTGCTGCTGTTCATCGACAACATCTTCCGCTTCACCCAGGCCGGCTCCGAGGTCTCCACGCTGCTGGGCCGCATGCCCTCGGCGGTGGGCTACCAGCCCAACCTGGCCGATGAGATGGGCCAGCTCCAGGAGCGCATCACCTCGGCGGGAGGCCACTCCATCACCTCCCTGCAGGCCATCTACGTTCCCGCCGACGACTACACCGACCCGGCCCCGGCCACCACCTTCGCCCACCTGGATGCCACCACCGAGCTGTCCCGCGAGATCGCCTCGCGCGGCATCTACCCGGCCGTGGACCCCCTGGCCTCCACCTCGCGCCTCCTGGCCCCCGGCTATGTGGGAGCCGAGCACTACGGGGTGGCCACCCGCGTGAAGTCCATCCTGCAGAAGAACAAGGAGCTCCAGGACATCATCGCGATCCTCGGCGTCGACGAGCTCGGCGAGGAGGACAAGATCACGGTGGCCCGGGCCCGGCGCATCGAGCAGTTCCTGTCCCAGAACACCTACATGGCCGAGAAGTTCACGGGCGTGCCCGGCTCGACCGTCCCGCTGACGGAGACCATCGAGGCCTTCCGCCGCATCTGCGAGGGGGAGTACGATCATCTGCCCGAGCAGGCCTTCTTCAACATCGGCGGCATCGAGGACCTCGAGCGCCGCGCCGCCGAGCTCGGGGCCTGAGTCGGACAGGACAGGCAGGAGGAACCGTGGCACTGAGCATCGAGGTGGTCAACCCCACCGAGCTCGTCTGGCAGGGGCGGGCCCAGCAGGCCTCCGTCCCGCTGATCGACGGCGAGGCTGGCATCCTGCCAGGGCGCCAGCCCCTCCTGGCCCTCCTGGGCTCGGGAGCCCTGCGACTCACCGAGATGGATGGCACCGTCCTGGAGCTGCAGGTGCGCGGGGGGTTCTGCTCGGTGGACCATGACACGGTGACCATCGCCGCCGACGAGGCCAGACTGAGCGCGGAGGCCTGAGGATGACGGCGCAGGCGTGGACCATCGTGGCGATCATCGCCCTGGCCATCGTGCTGCTCATCGCCGCCTTCCTCGTCCGCCTGCGCTTCCTGGCCGGTCAGGTCGGCTCCTTCGAGTGCGCCTGGCGCGCCGGGCCCCGCTGGTTCTCCGGGGTGGCCGCCTTCCGGCACGAGTCCCTGGACTGGTACCGGCTCATGTCGCTGTCGCTGAGGCCCACCCGGTCATGGTCCCGCCTGGAGCTGGAGCTCCTGGAGGCCCGCCACCGC
This genomic interval carries:
- the atpD gene encoding F0F1 ATP synthase subunit beta, with translation MADTTTPGTGRITRIIGAVVDIEFPPEAIPAMYNALRVTVQATSEGAQAHEITLEVAQHLGDNIVRAISLKPTDGLVRGTEVRDTGAPITVPVGDVTRGHVFNVTGDVLNLADGESLEITERWPIHRQPPAFDQLESKEQMFETGIKVIDLLTPYVQGGKIGLFGGAGVGKTVLIQEMIQRVAQNHGGVSVFAGVGERTREGNDLIVEMEEAGVFDKTALVFGQMDEPPGTRLRVALSALTMAEYFRDVQNQDVLLFIDNIFRFTQAGSEVSTLLGRMPSAVGYQPNLADEMGQLQERITSAGGHSITSLQAIYVPADDYTDPAPATTFAHLDATTELSREIASRGIYPAVDPLASTSRLLAPGYVGAEHYGVATRVKSILQKNKELQDIIAILGVDELGEEDKITVARARRIEQFLSQNTYMAEKFTGVPGSTVPLTETIEAFRRICEGEYDHLPEQAFFNIGGIEDLERRAAELGA
- a CDS encoding ATP synthase subunit epsilon; this translates as MALSIEVVNPTELVWQGRAQQASVPLIDGEAGILPGRQPLLALLGSGALRLTEMDGTVLELQVRGGFCSVDHDTVTIAADEARLSAEA
- a CDS encoding DUF2550 domain-containing protein, with the protein product MTAQAWTIVAIIALAIVLLIAAFLVRLRFLAGQVGSFECAWRAGPRWFSGVAAFRHESLDWYRLMSLSLRPTRSWSRLELELLEARHRRAQGRVVDVVCADPSGRFELAMMDESYSALISWVESAAPEQPRLF